TATGTTTCCTCTTTGAATGCAACTTCTTGTAATTTCTGCATGCAAGAAGTTTTTGTTCCTCTATTAATTTAAACATTTCCAATTAAATCTTTATAGATGTACAAggttacaattatttttaagcACTCGTTATTCTTTCCAAGAAAAATAGCTatcgatatttttttaattttagaaatgCTACTATGGTAAAGGCAAATTTGCACGTCGATTTACTTATGACTAGGATAGTGACTCGTGCAGTGCGTTCCAGTGTCATCTGTGTATCCTCTTGCATCTCCTGAAGAAATGATCTCCCCCTGTCGTTAAAGCATTGAGAACAGATTACATAACATCAGGCACTATACGCGATAGGATCTGAAATTGCGTGCGATATAGACCgacaaatgaaatgaaatttattacaataaaaaggaaaaacgaaTGACCATTCCGCTGATTGATTAAACAGAAAAGATATAAGCATGCAAGGATACGAGTGTCGTGGTGCTTTTGTGTaaagaaacaaattttgttaTCCGTTCTCAATCGTGATGGGAATTTATTAGTGGCACTCACTATTGTGGAAACCCAattagagagaaaaagaaagtaaaatctACACACTTTAAATGGCATGGTGAAAGGTAGCTTAGCTCACTACACGACTACCCTTGGGTGACATTAGCTTGTTCGGTGGACTGAGCAGCAGGGGTCGATCGGCAGGCGTCGGTGGACCGGGCCCTGGTGGAGGTAGCGCTGCCGGAACCGGTAACGGTGGTAGAGATAGCGTAGTCAGCGACGTCGGGGATTCCTGTTCGAGTCTGAGTTCCTGGCCGACACCTGAACATGTACCCTCGAATCGTCCTGGAAGTGGTAGCACCGAGCGCAGACGTCGGAGATTACCGGAAATTCCTAAAACGAAGAAATGTAAGAAACTTAAAACTGTAAAtatcgatatacatatatacatatacatatgtttaaCCCTTTAGACATAATATCACCCAGTAACTATTAAATCCTTCTTAAATTACGTATTATAGAACTGTAGTAGTCATAATAGTTCATCAGAGACAATTCAGCTTTGTTCATGGTTTTTTCTTCCATTCCTTTGTAAATCAAAAAGATAGGTTATAatagatatagaataaaattgctACAATATTTTATACTATAAAAGGTCAGTGAGGAAAAGATTGTTACGCTATGATACCTTGGCAACGTGACCCTCAATGTGTAACACGATCCATCGCGAATCAGCCTTATCTTTTGCGTTTCTCATCATCTGTTTTGATTCACTGATCTTGACGATACCATGCATTCAACCGCAGAATCGACGACCGCAACCAAAGAAAATCCATAATGACATCTAACTTACGTCACGTCACTTGTTGAAGATACATATAACTGAGACTTATTGACCTGTGATCACATTTGTACTAATATGCGTCGAACGCATTATGAGTAGTCTATCATTGTTTATACATGAAAATTAAACATGTTAAATTTACATGATTTGAAGTACCTGCTCATTCGGGAAGAAGGTAGccatttattaattattcaaattgcttgaataaatttatttgttttgtaaaatatttgctttttttttaGCTCTGTCTATCGGTCAGACGTCTACGCAGTCGTCATCGTCTCTGGCAGATGAATTGAATGCAGCAACTGGTTCGAGTTCTAGCCGGCCGCATTTAGTCTTACGAAAATGTCACTCGAGGCTTCGTCATGAGGATAGTTCACCTGACAGCGAGCGAATGGCTACTGACAGTGGTCATTCCACTGCCCATTCGCCGGAAAATGGACCGAAAAGTGTGTCGCCGATTCCCTGTAACACGTTACAGAACACTGACTCTGTTTCGCCGAGTAGTACACCAGGTGATTTTTTCCTCGATATCATTCtcgtaaattatatataaatattttacttagTTTTACTTGGTCGTGTGTTTCGTGCTAAGAGTTTCTATTTGTTTCTCATACGATGAAATGTCATTGTTCATTGCAACTTTCAATACAATTTTACattataatttccattatatttgTTTCCGTGTTGCTTCGAAGGAAGCGGTGGTGTGCCTTTTACTCAATTAGAGCTGTTGGAGGCGACGCATCGAGGAttgcacaaattcgtaccaagaCATCATGATGAGATCGACCTCGAAATCGGTGATCCTATTTACGTTCAGAAAGAGGCTGACGATCTATGGTGTGAAGGTTCGAATATTCTTTGACTCTTAGGTTTGACCAACCCGTTCTTTATCTTGAGCAATCacacaaaattttaattattcctaGATAAGATCAAGGAAACTCTTCTTATGACATAATGTTGAACAATCTGAAATTCAAGTTAAAGAACATCAATGACAATGAACTTGTTAGTAATGATTGATATATGTTTATATGTTTGTGTTCGTATTGAAGGTGTGAATCTGAGAACAGGTCGCCAAGGTATCTTCCCCTCGGCTTACGCGGTCGACATGGATTACAGTGACTTTGATCCCTCGGCGCCGAAGGTGAAGAGGGAAAGATACCTTCTTGGTTATTTGGGATCTGTGGAGACATTGGCGCATAAAGGCACTGGTGTCGTTTGTCAAGCAGTTCGAAGAATTGTCGGAAACTCGCAAGAATCTCCCGTTTCACAAAGCTGTATCTTGGAAGTGTCCGATCAGGGTCTTCGAATGGTCGATAGAAGTAAACCACGGGTATATTCAAGATTTAAAAGTTCTTCTTAAATTTCCTTCTCCATCGTAtctattctttccttttcttttaaaCAAATGGTACGCTATGTTTTTGCAGAAGAATCAAGGACCCTGTCACGATTATTTCTACTCGCTTAAGAATGTTTCATTTTGCGCGTTTCATCCTCGTGATCATCGCTACCTCGGCTTCATCACGAAGCATCCTACCTTGCAAAGGTTCGCTTGCCACGTTTTCATCGGTCAAGAATCTACGAGGCCCGTTGCCGAAGCCGTCGGGTATGCATTTCCCTGTACTTTCTTATTGTcaatttgtttttattataattcataatttcatttaaCCCCTTTACTCACAACATAAAATCGTACTCATGAGAATTCCTTTCTTGATTCAATAAAGATAGATTACGTTCAGAACTCTATCTTCAGTTTCAATTCCTTAGACCGAGAATGTTAAATAAAAGTTGTATTATAGCAATAAATAGTTACTGTTTAGTCATGAACCAACTAAATCATTCTTGTAATTAAAGGACAAGGGGTTAATTTCACGACTgaattaaaacaaatttttctttatcgGCCGTAACGTTATGTAATTTAAATTGTTCTCTTCATTGAACATTATAAGCCACCGTATAAACCAACGTTCGTTTCAAACCACCTACGATTGTTAAAAAGGTTactgatatgtaagtatatTATGTTTTCTTTCGTAGGCGTGCTTTCCATCGGTTCTACACGAAGTTCATCGAGACTGCTTTCCCGATAGAGGATATCTATATCGAATAGATTGTACTGCTGGCCTGTCGTATAGCGGCTACGGAGGAAAAGATAAATCTCACATTCCTTTGTCCCTTGTACATACTGCCCTTAGTTGTagatattataaaagaaaaatgatagACGCGAATCAAACACCCaatttatgtacatatacatatatgcatatacatgTACACATAAGTACTTACCTGTATGTAGAcctatatgtatgtacatatatctgtATGTATCGAGCAATTTCGGGAAGCGTCACGTCGGGACCGATTATTCAATGCCATCTATTGTTTCCACatattcaatttattatttatatttcttgttttttattaattattaaatttaatctattatttatatattttttaatttatcatttctaCAGATCTCGACCGTTTTCCATTATCTCATCCATCCATCCTGCCTTCACCACTTTCCATTTATGCACGAATCAATCCATAGTTCCTGTGAGGCAATTTCATTAGTCGCGAAATCATTTTTCCTCGCTTTCATTACGTTTTGTTACTACGATGGGATGCGGCGACTTAAACTCCGGGTgaaaaatctttaatatttgaaTAACGTACACTAATTACTTACCAGATAAGAATTAATCGTTAACCTTTCGATCCTTCGACCAAGATATCCGTATAGCGACACATAGAACGAGACAAAACCGACAATAGTGTGGATCGTTCCAACATTttatttcagaataaaaaaaatggTAGCGAACAAAATTTCAGTTTGAATTTCTTTTGTCGTGCGCGTGTAGAACGACCGATTCATTGCTTTCAACCGTATAAACGTTTCGAATTTGCTCCGAATTACGTTTAAATCGTGGCAACGAAAGAATATCGTTTtcttcaaaaaagaaaaaggaaaggaaacgaTCTCCAAACGCGCCAAGAGATATTATTATCGTATCGTATTTAGAGACACGtctatttttctatctttctttctGAAAGAATCGTTAATTATAGATTGCGTTGTAAACGATAAGGCTTTAACGTTTTACGATCTTATTCGATTCCGCGACCTCCGGATGATTCGAATCGCAAAACGACGATTGAAACGCACATTGGCCTCCCTGAATCTTGATTATTATTATCGATTGTACTGCGTTACAGCGTTTCGCGAACTTTCATGCAGTACGAATCAAATCGCACGCACCGAACGATAAAAGGTCGatctataaatataaacaatgaataagAATGAAAGGTATATATAAAACAGTCGCGATTATTAATTTGTACCATACTTATTATAATGTTCGATCGTGAGTCTCATGATAAGTCTCGTAATACGAAAATTCTTTGACATCCTTCGTTGTATCGCTTTTGTCAACGAAAATACTCTTAGATTGGTGCATATGAAATGTCGTTGATGGGATGACCCATTAAATTTTGTCTTATTGCCAATTATCAACTACAAATAAGAAGaggaaatttattataaatcaaGTATATGTAACGTTAAGGcgatttacatatttaaaacaTCACAACCTTATTATTGGCCGTcacgaataattataatattcgtATAATTTTCTTATATACCATGAAAGCtactgtatacatatatgtatttaccATTTGGAGAAGGACGTGATATTCCCTATTTCATCTTAAAAGAAATTGTAACAGCTTCACCTCAAGACCTTTTGAATTTTAGAACTGATAATTCTCATAAacctaaaataataaataatagataatgaATCATGTGGAAATTACTTGAATTAAATATGTGGTATTTTGaagaaattacatatttttaaagttttatttgaaaaaaacgACATTTTATATGTAGCAACCAATACAATTACTAATATTGCTCTtcgagtttctttttttttctgtatatGTTAAAAATGAATCAGTCTCGTTATAGGTGTCATTTAGTTTAGATGATTACGTGCTTGGGATTTGATCCACGCTGTACACGTATTGAACAACTCAGTTACACACAGTATGTTGAATAAAAATTGAGAGACAAACTGCAGTGCTTACTCATTACTAAGAGACTCTTGTCTGCACCATCGTCTATCAAATATACGTGCCTTTGATTGAGATCGCCTCGAGTATCGTGcctttacgattattttctcatACAGGTACAAATTAATATCATCCGCGTGTGTATAACTCATTATTACTTACTCTTGAATTTTTTCATGAACTGCATCGTCGAGTTAGAATAAAAAGGTGCGTGATGCAAAAAACCATACTTTGACTACATTTATGTCCGTTACCtttaaaacttgattaaaaagAAACGTAGATTTACTTATgacaaaaggaagaaaaggaaatatCGTTGATCATTTATGGAAAGTGAAACCTATATTTATCGTTCTATCTTTCGATTTGAGGTTTTTCGATGTTTTCGTCGTCGAGATATTCGATTGGGAATTCGATTAGAACCTTCACTcgataaaaaatcataaattaaGGTTGCAACTTTTCAATAGCTATACAGAGGAATGAATCCTTGTTATCGATCgtgattttttctttcttttttaatctcATGATAAGGTAAATGGGCAAAATGCCTTGTTTACCAAGTTACCAAACATACACGCTTTGTTCGTTCGTGTACTATAAGTATGTACATACCTACATTGGAAGCGCTGGCCAAATTGTTCTTTTCTGACAGTCATGATCTAAATGAATCCTATATGCTTAGCAGAACTCTTTACTTATTTCTTAGTTAGATGAATGCTCAGaagaaaaaagcaaagaaaaaaaaacaagagaacAACAGAATGTTTAAGAATAGCAGAATTCTATGGGGACAAATAATGTGTTATAAACTAGCAGGAAAATAATCACAGTCCAGCAAGAACATGAAGAAATACTGTCAGTTATGTTGACAGTGTTTAATGTGATAATGTCTGTAATACTTTGCAGGGCGGCCAGTCTTGCAGTTACTTTAAGATCCtgttatgtaataaatataaacttatcattttaaatattttattatcttactGTACTTTCTGTTTTGTTTTTATTGAAACAATTAAATATACTGAGGAACGCATATCGATGCTATGAAATAGACAGGACATTAggattaaaatacatatttgaACGAGGGTTGCAATGTTTGcaattttttcatataatttctacatatatttatcCCAGGCagtattatttacaaaaatgttaTGCTTTCTACAAAGTCTTGATAATTCAGTCTTGACACAAGTTATACGTGTACATTATTCCaattgttataatatttcaGTATTGAATATACTAAgaatttatctttttttcatCCCATTATTTATGCTTCTCTATATATGTGTTTCGTTTTTGTATTATCATTTaatcatatttaatttatttggaaaCAAAAATTAGGAAATGATTACTGCAAGAATGCGATCTACTAGATATACAATCTTAAGACCAATTTTTAATGCTAATCATGTAAACAAAAAGacaaaaatttaattcaatCATGTTTAACATCTTTTTTGctttaattttgtttcattAAACAGCGGAAAACGAGTCCCTCGAAATTAATGTTTGTATACATGGTAAACTCTTGTCTTTAGATTCATTCATTTCAATATCTATGCTGCACTGAACAACGCGACTgtaaacatttttataaatttctgcaTGAATCTCCTCATCGTGCACAGtaatatcaattctttttctcaatTTGAAAAAACAGAGAAACGGAATTCAGTTATATTTTCTATCATTCTTTGGCAATCTACGAAGAGCTATACACCTCCAATATTACAAGTTTCTTATAATTCTCAACACCTTGCTTTGATTATCATTCACCAATATCAACATATTCGAATtgggtataaatatatatacataaaaacgtggatataaaattaatataaaagtaTTCAGGTCATATACATATACGAATGTGAAAGTACTTAATAAAGATATACGATAACTGTAATTAAACAGTTATATAACTTTTATTATGCTTTCATGTAATGTGCAAAGTGTAGTATAATTTGGAGGCGCATTTCTCTTCAAAGAAGCTCATAAAAAGCGAATTACATTCGCAGGTATCCTAATAGCTACGGCGAAATTTACATAGTGTTCGATAAGTTTTCGAGAGCACCGAAGTTAAAAGCTAAATTAGCCTGTACAATGATGCTTAGTCGGTAATTAATTCTGTACACACAATACGAATGCGAATATATGTGTCgtttttatttcattacatAGTGAAATGAGAAAAAGAATAGGAACTAATATTTCCAATTTTCGTGTCAAAGTACAACTGTGCAagcttgaaaaaagaaaaaaagaagaatatatatatatatctgacaATAGAAAACGACTCACATATTGCATGATGgagattttaatttaaattattagtttTCAGTATTTCTAAAAAGTAATGATTAATATATTACTATGCGGTTACCTTACGCAGAAGCGTAATACTGTCATCATAAAGTTCaactttctttttcctcctttctttctcgttttctccctctctctctccctctctctatctctcttcttcttcgtttccatTTTTACAAACAAGATTACGGAGAGACGATCGCTTTACATAAAAATTTTTGACATTGCTTGCACAGCAAATCAATATTGTAATTCGATCATACAATAATTCGAAAATTGTCATTTTACTTGTaaagatatatgtatagaaatgtACAAGAAGGATGTATAACACAATCGTGTTGAATTGTGCTATGTTATCTTACAgaaagaaattgtaaaaatcACTAATGTGCAAACAGCagagtataaaatataataaaggtAGTATTTACAGTATTATAAGATTAAATATATAGCGAATCCTGTAGTGCCATCTGTTTATGTCACGTTTTGTTCATTTTGTAACATATTTTCTGATCGAGTAAAGATTTTGATTTCTATTTGATGAGGCAGGtttgtaattttctttcatACCAAATGACTATTACATATTCTTTCACTGccattaataaatgttcatataaATACGAATTATATATTGTTATCTTATTACAAGGCTTCAAGAAACACATAAAAGTCacttatatgtattataatatttttaattaacaagatATAATAGATACTACATAAATTAACCAATTTGTAATTGGTTCAATAACAATTAATTGTAGAAATATCATTTCTATGCATACTTTTTTTAGACATACAAAACATGAGCACGGTGGCTAAGCACAAAATGCATCACCAAGAATCATAAAACATATGAACAATTTGCTTGATAAATTAAAGGGATCAAGAGTGACACTAAACATAGACACTTTAAATTTGCTATTTGTACTATGATGATAATGACAAATTGGAAAATCTGCCATTCACTTAACTAAACACCCCCATAATATAATGATTACACGCGGGATCATTTATATCTTTACTAACAGTATGATAGTATGTAAAAAAGTTTAGATTCTTATCAACGTCAAGCGATCATGAGGTAAGAATAGTCGAACTCTCTTAACCATAAAAATGAGCATAGTTTATATCTTAATATATTATACTTTtcttaatatattatacatttatatatcataactctagatgaaaatgaaaatagaaCGACGATCTACCTCAATACGCTTGACATCGATGTCAATGACATAAAAACGAGTTAACGATCATTTTTTTTACAATGAACATGatgtatacacatatatgtagaTAATTATACGCAGATAATTACCCTTTTTTCGTAATTTCATAAATCTTATTTGTACAAAGCATCGTTCAAAGATAATCAGGATAAATACATAATCTATATTAACTTTTGCTAAGTCATCAAgcacataaaataatataaattgtattctCTGATTTGAGTCTACTCGAATATTGTTactttaaaaaatatcatttgtaCAATGCTTTGTCGTCATATTTCAAAATACGAATTTACGTTAAAAAAGGGGTGATGGTTGCATGAAcattagaagattatttgtaaaTTACGACTCTAAAATCCTACCTATCATCATAACTCGTATCAGTAGGTAGGAGCATGAAAAACTCTTTAGTGTATTTAAGAAATAGCACATGAACTGTAAATAGatatacaacatgaatgaaTGATGAACAATACACAAAGAACAGAAGAAAACGGCCTAAAAGGAAACGTATTTCCTTAATCGGTAATACGatcaataaaatattcgaaattcttaTTTACAATCTATCAGCCTTATTGATACTTGTACATAGGAAAATGGGACTAAaatgatatacatattattCATATGTATTGAATACGTCCATAATGTATAATTTTTCCTGTGCACAatttcattttgtatattttaacaTTCTTTTTACATTCAATGGCAAATTCATTTGCCTGATTATGCTACTTATGGATGGATAATGAGACCAATAAAATCTAAAAGTTCGTCATA
Above is a genomic segment from Bombus vancouverensis nearcticus chromosome 1, iyBomVanc1_principal, whole genome shotgun sequence containing:
- the Aplip1 gene encoding JNK-interacting protein Aplip1 isoform X1, translating into MADTEFEEFRHYFERLPQHLKAPLSNYTLVHDVMIDDSPTSSQDSDPEVERSCDGVAGDSEDEEVVVIHRHENQSGHTSGDDSEDLDHNCSIVADSDFRLVTSLFGGLSSRGRSAGVGGPGPGGGSAAGTGNGGRDSVVSDVGDSCSSLSSWPTPEHVPSNRPGSGSTERRRRRLPEIPKTKKSLSIGQTSTQSSSSLADELNAATGSSSSRPHLVLRKCHSRLRHEDSSPDSERMATDSGHSTAHSPENGPKSVSPIPCNTLQNTDSVSPSSTPGSGGVPFTQLELLEATHRGLHKFVPRHHDEIDLEIGDPIYVQKEADDLWCEGVNLRTGRQGIFPSAYAVDMDYSDFDPSAPKVKRERYLLGYLGSVETLAHKGTGVVCQAVRRIVGNSQESPVSQSCILEVSDQGLRMVDRSKPRKNQGPCHDYFYSLKNVSFCAFHPRDHRYLGFITKHPTLQRFACHVFIGQESTRPVAEAVGRAFHRFYTKFIETAFPIEDIYIE
- the Aplip1 gene encoding JNK-interacting protein Aplip1 isoform X2 produces the protein MADTEFEEFRHYFERLPQHLKAPLSNYTLVHDVMIDDSPTSSQDSDPEVERSCDGVAGDSEDEEVVVIHRHENQSGHTSGDDSEDLDHNCSIVADSDFSLFGGLSSRGRSAGVGGPGPGGGSAAGTGNGGRDSVVSDVGDSCSSLSSWPTPEHVPSNRPGSGSTERRRRRLPEIPKTKKSLSIGQTSTQSSSSLADELNAATGSSSSRPHLVLRKCHSRLRHEDSSPDSERMATDSGHSTAHSPENGPKSVSPIPCNTLQNTDSVSPSSTPGSGGVPFTQLELLEATHRGLHKFVPRHHDEIDLEIGDPIYVQKEADDLWCEGVNLRTGRQGIFPSAYAVDMDYSDFDPSAPKVKRERYLLGYLGSVETLAHKGTGVVCQAVRRIVGNSQESPVSQSCILEVSDQGLRMVDRSKPRKNQGPCHDYFYSLKNVSFCAFHPRDHRYLGFITKHPTLQRFACHVFIGQESTRPVAEAVGRAFHRFYTKFIETAFPIEDIYIE
- the Aplip1 gene encoding JNK-interacting protein Aplip1 isoform X3; protein product: MADTEFEEFRHYFERLPQHLKAPLSNYTLVHDVMIDDSPTSSQDSDPEVERSCDGVAGDSEDEEVVVIHRHENQSGHTSGDDSEDLDHNCSIVADSDFRLVTSRGRSAGVGGPGPGGGSAAGTGNGGRDSVVSDVGDSCSSLSSWPTPEHVPSNRPGSGSTERRRRRLPEIPKTKKSLSIGQTSTQSSSSLADELNAATGSSSSRPHLVLRKCHSRLRHEDSSPDSERMATDSGHSTAHSPENGPKSVSPIPCNTLQNTDSVSPSSTPGSGGVPFTQLELLEATHRGLHKFVPRHHDEIDLEIGDPIYVQKEADDLWCEGVNLRTGRQGIFPSAYAVDMDYSDFDPSAPKVKRERYLLGYLGSVETLAHKGTGVVCQAVRRIVGNSQESPVSQSCILEVSDQGLRMVDRSKPRKNQGPCHDYFYSLKNVSFCAFHPRDHRYLGFITKHPTLQRFACHVFIGQESTRPVAEAVGRAFHRFYTKFIETAFPIEDIYIE
- the Aplip1 gene encoding JNK-interacting protein Aplip1 isoform X4, with the protein product MADTEFEEFRHYFERLPQHLKAPLSNYTLVHDVMIDDSPTSSQDSDPEVERSCDGVAGDSEDEEVVVIHRHENQSGHTSGDDSEDLDHNCSIVADSDFSRGRSAGVGGPGPGGGSAAGTGNGGRDSVVSDVGDSCSSLSSWPTPEHVPSNRPGSGSTERRRRRLPEIPKTKKSLSIGQTSTQSSSSLADELNAATGSSSSRPHLVLRKCHSRLRHEDSSPDSERMATDSGHSTAHSPENGPKSVSPIPCNTLQNTDSVSPSSTPGSGGVPFTQLELLEATHRGLHKFVPRHHDEIDLEIGDPIYVQKEADDLWCEGVNLRTGRQGIFPSAYAVDMDYSDFDPSAPKVKRERYLLGYLGSVETLAHKGTGVVCQAVRRIVGNSQESPVSQSCILEVSDQGLRMVDRSKPRKNQGPCHDYFYSLKNVSFCAFHPRDHRYLGFITKHPTLQRFACHVFIGQESTRPVAEAVGRAFHRFYTKFIETAFPIEDIYIE